The following nucleotide sequence is from Dehalococcoidia bacterium.
ACTGAACGAACTCCATATCAATAAGGTCGGCGCCGACCTGGCTCGCCAGAGCGAAGCCATCGCCGGTGCACTCCCAAGAGTTGCTGGTTATCTTGTACAGCTTGCCCAAGCCTCCAGTGGCCAGCACGACAGCCTTTGCCTGGAACACCACGAACTCGCCTGTCTGCCTGTTGTAGCCGATAGCGCCGCTGACGCGTTGGCCGTCCATCAGCAAGCTGTGGACGGTGTACTCCATGTACACATCCACTTTCTGAGTGACAACCTTGTCCTGCAGAGTGCGTATCAACTCCAGGCCGGTACGGTCGCCTATATGGGCCAGCCGGTTGTACAGGTGACCTCCGAAGGCCCGCTGAGATATCCTTCCATCGGGGGTGCGGTCAAAAACGGCGCCCCACTGCTCCAGCTCCAGAACGCGCTCCGGCGCTTCCTTCGCGAAGATCTCGGCCATACGCGAGTTATTGATAAGCTTGCCGCCGCGCATGGTGTCCCGGAAATGCACCTTCCAGTTGTCTTCCGAGTGGACGTTGGCCAGAGAGGCGGCCATTCCGCCTTCAGCCATCACCGTGTGGGCCTTGCCCAACAAGGACTTGCTGACCAGCCCCACTGACGCGCCGCCGAGGGAAGCTTCATACGCCGCCCGCATCCCCGCGCCCCCAGCCCCAATCACCAGGACGTCGTGAGTATGGACCTTGTAGTTTTCCATTAGAAAATCCTCAGGTCGGTGATAGCGCCGGTGGCCACCAGCCGTATGTACAGATCAGAGAACCCGACCCAGACAAGGCTGCACCATGCAAAGACCGGGTGGCGCGCGTTCAGCCTGCTCACGATCTGCCACAGCTTGAGGCGAGACTTGTTGTTTGACGGACAGTCCATGCAGCCCCCCACGCGGTGGCGGAGGCAGTGACACGAGAATGTGTACAGACCGAGAAGCGCCGAGTTCAGGACGAGAACCAGCGTGCCTATGCCCATCCCAAATCCACTGGGGAAGAAGAACGCCCGTATGGCGTCATAGGTCAGGAACCCCCAGACAATGATAGCCAGATAGAGGAAATAGCGGTGCGCGTTTTGCAGAATGAAAGGAAATCCCTGCTCGCCGGAGTATCCCCCCCGCTTTTCACCAACGGCGCACGCGGGCGGGTCCCAGAAAAAGGCTCTGTAATACGCCTTGCGGTAGTAGTAGCAGGTGAGCCGGAAGCCCAGA
It contains:
- a CDS encoding succinate dehydrogenase; its protein translation is MRRDTWWLEPLITVVVLGGFIIYATWAVISGQNYWAEPYLSPFFSPLLAGNKGEPLVNFSWWRISPAILMMWAPLGFRLTCYYYRKAYYRAFFWDPPACAVGEKRGGYSGEQGFPFILQNAHRYFLYLAIIVWGFLTYDAIRAFFFPSGFGMGIGTLVLVLNSALLGLYTFSCHCLRHRVGGCMDCPSNNKSRLKLWQIVSRLNARHPVFAWCSLVWVGFSDLYIRLVATGAITDLRIF